GACTTGGACATGGCAACCACCTGTCGGAATGTAGAGACGAGTTTATACATGGAGACACCATGCATAAACACCGTCTCGCCTTTGCCGCCCGGATTGGAGAAACGCCTGGAGGTCATACGTTTCCTCGCAAGGCGGGATACGCCCCACCGGAGAGTATTTCCCGGTGGGTAGTGGAATCGGCCGCTGGCCTGAGCGGTCACGCGGCGGCAGCAGGCTTCCGGTCCAGACCCAGCAGCTTCGCGAGAAGCCAGCTGATCAGCACCAGAAACTCGATCTCCGCAACGATGTGCACTTGCATGGCAGCAAGGCTATCGTCCTCGGTAGTACAAAGAAAGAAGAGGACCGCGAACAGGTTGATGACGGTCGCGAGGACAGCCAGCGCGGTGATACGGGAGAAGATACGCATGGAAGGGCTCCTGAAATGGAGCCTTCCCCATTGGGAAAAACCCCAATGGGTGGAAATGAAGATGGCCGGTACGCCGGCAAGGTCGATGCGCTGATGCGCGGAGAATCGGACGAATCTTACCCTGCCTGCCAGCGCGGGACAAGAATCGGATGCTTAGCGCGCGCACGCTGCCGCCTCGCGCGCCCGGCGGTTGGCCTCGCGGATGCGATTGACCACTGCCCAGCGCCGCTGCTCGACCTCCTCCGGATTTTCGAGCTTGGCATAGTCCTGCACCGGCCCCTCGCCCACGAAGGGCTTGTAGTCCTGGGGCAGCTTGCCTTCGGCCTTGGCCTTCTCACGCTGCATGCGACCCAGCCCATCGCTTGTCTCCGTGATCGCTACATAGTCCCACCGCGCTGGCACGGCCGCCTCGGAGAACCAGATCTCTCCCTCGCCCTGCCCCACGATGGCGACCACGTCGTAGACGCTGCCCACAGGCGATGGGATAGCACGAACCTCGAAACGCAGCACCTCCGGCCGTGGATGCCAGAACACCCGGTCCAGGTAGCGCTTGAACGTGAACGCATCCAGTCGGGCGATCTCGCCGTACTGCGGCTCGCCGGGCGCGATGAACTCCGGTTCGTGCTTCGGGCGGTTGCCCAGGGAGATTTCCCGGGAAGTCGGATTGCGGGATGACATGGGGGATTTCGGTAAAAGACGCCCGAAATTCTAACGCTTTCGGCGCCTACGCCGGCAGGACACCTCGGAAAATGGTTGGCGGCGAACTTCGCCCGCCCGCCGCCTTGACTTCGGCGCGGGGCCGGTATCTTGGTCTTAGACCACTCCATTCCTTGCCGCCCATGCGATTCACACGACTCGGACGCCACGACCCTATCGACTTTAACGCCCGCCGCCAGGCCGCCTTCGCGCGCAAGCAGCAGCGCGAGCGCGACCGATATCCGCTCTTCGCGGAACACGTGGCCGCCGAACAGCACTCGGCCGACGAGGAACTGGCTCGCCGCCAGCAGCGCTCCGACAGGCTCGAAACGACGATGCGCGGACTGCACGCCCGCGTCTGGCGCGAGAAACGCGCCGTCTACTTCTCGCTGACAGCCGAGCAGCGGGCTGACGTTCGCGCCAAGTGGCAGGCCTGGACCGGGCCCACCAGCGCCCTCTACTTCGCCTATATCGTTGACAAAGTTAGCGGCGAGGCCGCACGGCGCGCCGAGGCCTCCCGCGCGCACGCGCTGACCATCCGGCGACGGGTTCTTGCGCGCCTGCCGGAACAACTGGAGATGGCATGACTCCTACCGCCGAACAAGAGTGTGTCGTGGAGGCGGTGCGTGCCGGTGGCGCCGTCAAGGTCAAGGCGTACGCCGGCGCCGGCAAGACCTCCACGTTGCGCATGGCCGCTGAGGCCCGCGGCCGCGCGCGTGGCCTGTATCTGGCCTTCAATCGGGAGATCGCCAACGAAGCGGCCCGCAAGTTTCCGCAGAACACCCGTTGCCGCACCGTGCATTCGCTCGCCTACAGCGCCACGCGCCCGGAGATCACGCGCAAGCTCAGGAATCCGGTCGAGCCACCCCATCAACTGGCGATCCGCTACGGCTTCGGTAAACTACGCCTGCCCCACCACCATCGGCAAGGATCTGGAACTCAGCCCGAGCAAGGTCGCCCGGATGGTGATGGACGGCGCCGCGCGCTTCTGCCGCTCCGCCCAGGCAGAGCCGCTCGCTTGGCACATCCCGGTCGAGGCGATCGTCAAGGAAGAGGAAGCCGAGCACCTGCGCGAATCGCTGCTGCCGTATGTAAAGCGGCTCTGGGATGAATATCTTGATCCGAATGCGCCGTCTGCCATCGCCCACGACGTCTATGTCAAGCTGTTTGAGCGCAGCCGGCCGCGCATCGGCGCCGACTTCATCCTGTTCGACGAAGCGCAAGATGCCGACGGCCTGATGCTGTCGGTGCTGCGCGCGCAACAGGCGCAGGTCATCTACGTGGGCGATCCCTACCAGCAGATCTATGAGTGGCGCGGCGCTGTCAACGCCATGGACCATATCCGTGCCCCGGAATGCGCGCTGACCGAGTCGTTCCGGTTCGGCCCGGCCATTGCACAGCTGGCCAGCCGCGTGCTGCGGCTGATGGATGAGGACACGCCAGTGCGCGGCCAGGACCACGTCGAGTCCCGAATTCTGCACGATTCGACCTCAGGCCACGACCGCTTCGACGCGATCCTTTGCCGCAAGAACGCCACGGTCCTGACCCATCTGGCCGAGGGCATCGGCCGCGGCGACCGCGTCGCCGGACGGGCCAACGTCGACGAGCTCCGGGCGTTCGCCGACGGCGCCGAGCAGCTGATGCGCGGCCAGCGCATTGGCTACCCAGCCACCCTCGCCTTGTTCGAGACCTGGGAGGAGGTTCAGGAGTACGCCGAGTCGTTCGCCGGCCGCGACCTGAAGCCGCTGGTGCAGCTGATCGACAACGAGGGGGTGGACTATCTGCGCCTGATCCTCACCCGCGTGTCCCCAGAGGACGAAGCCGACTACATCGTGTCCACCGTCCACCGCGCCAAGGGCCTTGAGTGGGACCGCGTGCAGCTCGCCGGCGACTTCAAATTCAGGAACGGCGACGACGGCAAGTTGACCATGGCGCCGGAAGAAATGCGGCTGCTCTACGTCGCCATGACCCGCGCCAAGCGTCTACTCGACGTCAGCGAGATCCGGCGCGATCTGTACACCATGTTCCGGGAAGCCGGCGTCTAAGGAGAGGAATCCATGATCACCGTGCGCATTGGCGGGAACGAGTTTCCGCTCGACGATGTACTGGAAGATCCCGGCCGTTACGCGCGTCACCTCGAGCGCGCGAAGACGGTCCAGGGTTTTGCGGAATGCGAATGCAGCACTCGGCGCCCACGGCCCAAGCTGGTGATTCGCCGACATCGGGACATCTTCCTGCTCGCGCGCTGGCCGGAACAGGCACACCACCATGCTGCAGGCTGCCCATTCAACCGCCAGGCGCTGGCCAAGTCGGGCGCGAGCGACAACCTGGACCCGTTCCGGATGAAGGACGGCCACCATGACATCCGCCTCGATGCCTCGCTCTCGGTCAGCGCGCACACCCCAGCCAAGACCGTCCAGCGCCTCCCCAAAGGGCAGAGCACGAAGCCGCAACGGCGTTCGGCGGGGCTGCTTGCGTTTCTGGAATACGCCTGGGAGCAAGCAGGGCTGAACGTATGGCCGGGAACGGGTTCGCGCGGCTGGAACGCCTGCTGGTCACAGCTGACAACGGAGCTGGCAGAATGCCGTATCAACGGAAAGCCGGCCGATGGGCTGCTGCACGTCATGCAACGGTGGGACCCGAGCCGCAGGACGGAGATCCTGGCGGAGTTCGAAGCATGGCAGGGCAGGCTCACGTCCACTCCGGCCGGCAATCCGCGCGGCATCGTGATCGGCGAAATCGAATCCCACGGCACGACCCAGTTCGGTGGCAAGTTCGTGCTGCGCCAAAGTACCCAGCGCTTCTTCATGGCCGCCGACCTCTACGCGCGCCTGCAGGTGTCGTTCGGGGGCGCCCTGTCCGGCATCGGCAAGGCAGAACAGCGTTGCGTCGCCGTCCTGCTGGTCGAGCGGTCGAAATCAGGCTACCTGACGGTGGTCGATGCCGCGGCCATGCTGGCCAACCGCCAGTTCCTGCCTTGTGACTCGTCATACGAGGTTGCCATGGCTGACTATCTGGTCGGCCTGCAGCGGGCATTCCGCAAACCGCTGCGCCACATTGGCCGAGCCGCCGTGCATCCCGACTTTGTGTTGACCGACGTGGCTCCTGAGGCCGTCATCGAAGTCCTTGGCATGACGGGCAATGCGGACTACGACGCCAGGCTCGCGCAAAAGCAGGCGTTCTACCGCGCCAACGGCGTGCCGGTGATCGAATGGCGCCCTCAGGACCAGCAGATCACGTGTGTCCGGCTGCCCCGGCCGAGCGCTGCATGAGCAGCCGGGCACCACTGGGCATGAACCGTGCGTATCTGAAGGCAGTTCAGCTGGTGCACCAGTACCGCGCCGCATCTGTCCCGCTTGTCCAGCGGCATCTCGGCATCGGCGCCGAGCACGCCGAGTCGCTGCTGGCGCGCATGGCAACAGAGACCACTGTGGTCCGGCGAATGCCCAACGGACTCTATCTCTACGTGGGCGAAATCGTCGCTGACGAGCTCACTGCACTGTACGGATTTGCCGAAGAGGTCCTCGCTGTCATCGCCTCCGGCGAAATCGACGTGGACGCACTCAGAGCCGCCGCGGTGAAGTTCGGCCTTTCGGCCCCACGTGACGCGCCTCCCTACACCTGCTTGACTTTGCCCGCGATTGGATAGGCTGGAAGCATCCCTCACCTTCCACCGACCCGATGGGCTACATCAATCCCCTCCTGCGTCTACCCGCTGCACAGCAGCTCCTGCGCCTCCCACCAGAGCAACGCCGAGCCATCGCTGCGGTGCTCCACGAACTGCGCGAGGCATCGAACGCCGAAGCCGAATTGTCCTGGCGCCGTCGCAAAGGCCCCATGGCGGCGTATTGGCGTGCCGTCTCAACCTACGCCCGGCATTTTGTACATGCGCTCACGCAGCACTGCGAGTGTCCGCACGAATCGTCCTCGGTGGCTGATTCCCCTTCTGCCACAGACACCGGCACAGCCGCGAATCAGCAGGCCAGGGATTTTGCTTTTCCATCCCATACCCGGGACACCCGAACCATGGACATGTTCGAGAAAACGAAATGAGCGAAAACACCAAGATCGAATGGACCGACCACAGCTGGAATCCCTGGGAAGGCTGCCAGCGGGTTGGCCCCGGCTGCGACCACTGCTACGCTGAGGCCCGCAACGCACGCTTCGGCGGTGGCCAATCCCAAAACTGGGGCCCCGGTGCGCCCCGCCGGCGCACATCCGCCGCCAACTGGCGCAAGCCCTTGCACTGGAACGCTGCGCACGACGCCTTCGCCGCGGTACACGGGCGCCGGCAACGCGTCTTCTGCGCGAGTCTGGCCGATGTGTTCGACAACGAGGTGCCGATCGAGTGGTTCATCGATATGCTCGATGTCTGGCGCCAGACGCCGAACCTGGACAAGCTCGTGCTGACCAAGCGCATCGGCAACGCCACGAAGCGATTGGGCGATGCGTTCAACACGCTGATGCTGTGCGACGACTGTGCGGACAATCCCCTCGTTCCGTGGCTGGCTACGTGGATCGCCGGCAATGCCCCCGCCGATATCTGGCTGGGCGCAACCGTGGTGAACCAGGTGGAAGCCGACCGCGACATCCCGAAGCTTCTGCGCGCGCCGGCAAAGACGCGGTTTCTCTCGATGGAACCGCTGCTCGGGCATGTCGACGTGTTCTCGACTCTGACCGGTGAACTGCTGCATACCTCCGGCAACGACTATGCGCCGGGCTCCCTGGACTGGATCATCGTGGGCGGTGAGAGCGGCACGGGTGCCCGGCCGATGCATCCGGCATGGCCGCGCTCGTTGCGTGACCAATGCGCGGCAGCCGGCGTGCCCTTCCTCTTCAAACAATGGGGGCACTGGCATACGGCAGTCGTGGACCGTTCCTCCAGTGAGCCGGTCTTCCGCGAGTTCGCCAGCTTTCAGCAATGGGTCAACAAGGCGCAGACGTGGATCGCCGGCGGGATTTGCCTCGACAGGCATGGCGCGCAGCTCGAGCGCGGTCAAGATTTCATGCGCGCCCGCGACGAGGGCCGGTTCCCCGTGACGGTGATGCACGCGGTGGGCAAGAAAGCGGTGGGCCGGCTGCTCGACGGCGCCGTGCACGACGCCTTCCCTGTGACGTCGTTCGACGTCGCGGCAGCATGCGAGCGTGCGCTTGCACGGGGCGCTGCATGATGGAGCAGTTGAAACTGTTCGGACACGTGGCAGCAGCGTTCGCCGACGCGCCAGCCGAAGGCATCGCCACCGCCCAGCTCTACGATGCCGTGGCGACCGCGGTCGGGATCGATCTCGCCCAGGCTCAGGCCAAAGTCCCGATCGGCGCCGCTGGCACCCTGCACAGCCCGTTCAAGCGCGCCGTGCGCTGGCATCAGCAGACGCTGAAGGCCATGGGCGTCGTGGAGCGCATTCCGGACCGCGCCGGATTCTGGCGGCTGACGCAGCCTGTTACGCACGAGCTCGACCGCGCCGCCAACGGCGTTCGGCTTGTCGCCTTCAGCACCACCCTGGGTGTGGCCGTCTGGGCGCGCCACGAGGAAATCTTCCGCGGCCTTGGCGAACCGATTGCGCTGTGCGTCACCTCGCCGCCGTACCCGCTGCGCCAGGCCCGGGCCTACGGCAATCCCACGGAAGCGCAGTATGTCGACTTCCTGTGCAAGGCCCTCGAGCCGATCGTCGCAGGGCTTGTGCCAGGCGGCAGCATTGTCCTCAATGTGTCGAACGACATCTTCGAGCCGCGCAGCCCAGCCCGCTCGCTCTATATAGAGCGCCTCACGCTGGCCTTGCATGACCGGCTTGGCCTTTCCCTGATGGGCCGCGTCCCCTGGGTCAACTACAGCAAGCCGCCCGGGCCGACCCGATGGGCCTGCGTCGACCGTGTCCAGCTCGCCTCCGCCTACGAACCGGTGCTGTGGTTCACCAACGATCCGTCGTGCGTGCGCGCGGACAACCGCCAGCTCCTCGAGGCCCACACCGCCCGGCACCGCCAACTGATGGCCGCCGGCGGAGAGACTCGTAACGCGGTGTATGGCGACGGCGCCTATCGCATCCGGGCAAGCGCCTTCGGCAATCAGACTGCGGGCCGCCTGCCCCGCAATGTCATCGAGCGGGGTCACAACTGCGCGGACACCCGGGCTTACCGCCGCGCCGCGCAGTCTCTCGGCCTGCCGACCCACGGCGCCATGCAGCCGACCGACATTCCGGATTTCTTTACGCGATTCCTGTCCCGGCCGGGCGACCTGGTGGTCGATCCTTTCGGCGGGACGATCCGCACCGGCCTGGCCGCCGAGCGCCTGGGAAGGCGATGGATCGCCACGGAATGGATTCTGCAGTACGTTCGAGGCGCCGCCGAACTGTTCCGGCAAGCCGACGGATTCCAGATGCACCCGGCCCTACAATGGGCCACCCAACCGAGATAGGCATGCCTCAGTACAACGACAACGACCGCGAATACCCGGAACCGGAAACCGTCCTCGCCATTCGGGGAGCGATCACCACCGGCCAGTTGGGGGGCCCCATGGGCCCACCCGGCCATTGGCTCAACGAATTCTGGCAGATCGGAGCCGCGCTACGCGACCATGCCGAGATCCTGCAGGCTTCGAGAACACCGCGCGCCAGGAAGTCCTGAACACCACAGCCGGCTATCTGGCCATCGACGCGGCATAGCAGGACCGCTGTTCGAACGCTTCATCACACTGGACCGCTGGGCGCCGCCCTCGGGGCAGGCATAATGCCGGCATTTCCGACCCTGACCTTTCCCATGCCCAGCGGCCTCCTACAATGCGCCCACTGCGATGGCGCCCCCACCTATATCGCCGGCCGTCTCCAGGCGGTCATCGTCTGTGAAGAATGCGGCATCTCGACGCCTCCCGTCACCATGGATGCGGACAAGAACACCGCCTTCACCCGGCTAAGCGCCATCTGGAATAGCCGCGTCGAGCATCGCCCTGCCGACCAGGAAGCCGTATCGATGATGTCGCGCCGCGCGCTCACCAGCTCAGACATCCCCTACTTCCTGAACCTGCTCGCGGCGACCACCTCGGACTGGGAGACGGTTGGCCCCAAGTTCGCCGCCATGGCCGCGGCTCTCGCCCAGCCGGGCTACGAGTTCAAGCACGTGGACCCGCCCGAGACCGTGGTGTCGCAGGCTGCCCGCTATCAGAAGCTGCTCCAGCGCGCCAGGATCATCTACGTCGACGGCGCGCCCATGGTCCGCTTCGAGCCAGTGCCGGCGCTGTGCGCCGAGATCGCAGAGGAGGCACTGGCCGACCGGGAATGGCCGCTCTTCGACTTGCACGAGTTCATCGGCAAGGCCATCGATGGCGTGCCGGACCATTGGCAGCCGTGACGCCTTGACTTTGTAACTGGGCTGGCAAGCTGGAACGGTGTTCACTTACCTTCCTCCCTGACCATGGTCCGCTCCTTCATCGCCCTTTTGCTCGCCCTGAGCGCAGCAACCGCAGCCGTCGCTAAAGACGCCGCGCCCTGCCCGCACGTGCTATCAGCGGGCCAGCCGGCCGTTCGCGAGGCGGCGCGGGATACACGGCTTCTCTGCTATCGCGCCTATGCGGTGCTCTACTCGCCCAGCACCCGCACGGCGCTGTGGTCGGCCGAGCGGCTGACGGCCACAGCGGTGGAGGCGGCCCGCAAGCTGCCGCGCGACAGCGACTTCTACGAGGAAGACCGGCTGCCGCCTTCGGACCGGGCCAGACTGCAGGACTTCGCTCGATCGGGCTACGACCGCGGTGGCACCGAGCGGGGACTTTGCCGACAAGGCCTCGCAGGCAGAGAGCTTCAGCCTTGCCAACATCGTCCCGCAGCACAGTATGTCTAACCGCCGGACGTGGAGTCATATTGAGACGTCCACGCGCAAACTTGCTCGGGAGCACGGCTCCATCCAGGTCGTCACCGGCCCTGCGTTCGCCAAGGACAGCCCCACGCTCAACGGACGTGTCCGGGTACCTGGGTATCTGTGGAAAGCGATCTACGTGCCTGGCGTCGGCGCAGCGGCCTATGTGGTTCGCAACGATGCGACGCCGGCGTACAGCGTCATCAGCATCGCCGAGCTTGCCCACTTCACTGGTCTCGAACCCTTCCCAGCATTGGCTGGTGACGCGCGGACGACGCCAATCGACCTCCCGCCACCCACCCCACACCCGGGGGAGAAGCCGGCCCGCCGCGTCGCGTTCGCATGGTTGGTATCCGGCAACGCTGTGAGCGCAAATCGCGACGCGGAATCGCTCGGTCATCTCATACGGCACGCAGGCGCGCTGGCCACGTTGGCTCTCGCCTATGCCCGTTAGCGGCGACGCCAGAAGGAGGGAACATGTTCCTTCCAAAAACATGAAAGGCACGTCTTTGGACGTGCCTTTCGTTCTGTGAGGGCCATCACAGGCCCTCCCGCTCAAGAATGCGATGGTATTCCGAAGAAACGACGGCCTGGCCTCATAGCCAACAACAGCCCGAAGGACATCAACACGAGAATCCCATACAGCGCGCTCACCTCGCGACTCGCCGCATCTGCAGCAGCAGTCGGTACGACCTTCATCGCAGTGTTAGGGCAAATATCGCCGGGCGACGCAATTTCGAAAGCCCCTCAAGCTCCGCCCCACAATCTGCTACCAGGCCTGCCCCTTGCGGGGCAGGCCGCACCGACGCCTCGGCCCAAGTGTGTACCGCCAGCACGGCAGTCTTGACGGGTGCCTGTCCCGTGAGCGCCAAAAAAAAAAAATAGCACCGCACCCACAACGCTCGCGGGGATCACACAATGAAAACCTGCATCACCCGCCTAAGAACGATGAAAACGGAATGGAGGTAGGTCCCGTCGTTGCTACCCGAGGTCCCAGGCTTCGAATCGCTACGCATTGGCGGCATCCTTGAACTTCTGGCCCGGTCTAAATTTCACTGTCTTGGCAGCATCCACCGTGATCTTCTCGCCGGTTCGCGGATTGCGCGCAATGCGTTCGCCACGCTCGCCCTTGCTGAAGGAGCCGAAGCCAACCAAGTTCAGTGCGTCACCCCTGGCCACGGTGTCCATGATGGCCGACAGGGTCACGTTCAGTGCCTGTTCTGCCTTTGCTTTGGTAAGACCGTCCACACCGGCCGCGATCGCGTCAATTAGTTCGGATTTCGTCATGCATTCTTCCTTCTCAGAGTAGGCGTACGGCGGTCACCCAGTATGGACGACCGCGAACTGTTGTCGGAACGGCGATTGCGACCTCGGCAGCGTTTCCCAACGGCTGCAGCGCAGAATGCGTCCCGCAGCAATTTTGATGGGATAAACGCCGCAACTTTCCGGTAAAAGCTATGCCAATTAAACGAGCTTTCCTGATCCTCCACCTTCACGACTGATCTCCCGCGGCGTAGCTGTCCAAGAGCCGGTACAGCGAGCGGCGGCTGATGCCAAGCGCAAGCGCAGCGTGGGATTTGTTGCCGTTGGCTGCTGCAAGTGCCAAGGCCGCCTGCCCAGGCTTGACAACAGGTTTGGAGAGGCGCTCCTGAACGGCGTATGTACTTAAGTACGCATTCGACTTAGTAGGACGACTATGCCCAGCGGCTCGGGCAACGACGCGCTGTCCCTCCTCATGCACCTCACGACTGGCGAGCCGCGCGCCTCGCTTGACCGGCGCAGCATCGCCGGTACTGCGCTGGTACAGCCCCTGGAGATATTCATGGCGCAGGCCGTGTGCAGTGCAGCCCGTCACCTTCCTTACCAGACCATGCTTTCGCAGTACCTCATAGAAATGGCTCATCCATTGGTCAAGTGTATAGTCCGTCGGGGTGGTTGACCCCGTCCTGGGATTGGCCAGCGACGCCGCTCTGGCAAGCAACGGGTACTGCGTCTCCGGCATGTCGATTAAGACCTCTCGCTTTCGCCCACCCTTCGTTCCGCGTTCGACGTGCAGCATGCCGCCGCGCACCGCCACGCCCGGCTGAAGCTTCGCGGATTCCTCAACCCGTAGGCCAAACAGCCACATCAAGCGAAGCTGAACGCCTACCCACTCATCGGTCCTCTCAATCTCCTTGATCTTCGCGTCAATGTCGATGCCATTCCCCGACCAGGACTTGTCTTCTTGGGCAACATAGTGGCGAACGAGCCCATGCTCCGTGCGATCGCCGTATTCAGCAAGCGTCTTGACCAGATACGGCTTGTTCATGAACTCAGCCATCGCGCGCAGATAGGTGAGCTTGTTCTCGATCGTTCCCGCTGTTTGCCCTTTCCGAACCCAGTTATCCACCAACCATTGGACGTGCTTGTTCCGAATCGACCACGGAGATTCAACCGCATAGCCACCCTCCTGCCGCAGCTCGCGCACTGCGGCGCAGACATTGAGAAGGCGATACTCCTGCGTCTTGATGCTCAGCGCATTTCTGCTGCGCCTCGACCTACTGATTACGCGGTCGACGTTGTCCTCGAACAGCGCGATGAGTTCGCCTTCCAGCCGCGCGGGGAACGCGTAGCTCCTGATCTTTCCCCGGAAATCGATCCTGATACCCATACTCGTTAGTCCTGGCCAGCCGTGATATCACCACGGCGGGGGCGCGCTTTACGGTGCGACCCTTTTCCAACACTGTCAAACGCCCCGTTCGTTCGACACCTGCCGGTCACTTCTCCCCACCGGATTTGGGGGACTGCCTTCCTTGCCTTTAGCGATAGCACTCGATCGACCAGACACAGGGAAGAACTGTGGTCCGACCGTCCGCGTAGTCCATGGCCCGGCTCACGCCGAGCCCGTCCCCGCGAATACCCAAGCCGCTGCGTCGATCGACGCGACTGCGATAGCGACCCTTGTGGTCCACCATCGCAAGACTCTTGGGTAAATCGTTCTTGCGCATTTCTGTGCCGGCTGCGCCTACCGGTCGTCAAGTGAAGGGATCCGCGATAGCCGTCTGGCCCGATCGCATCCAATCCCCCGTCCCAAAGTCAGTTCACCTTGGCCGCAGTGTCTCGGGCCGCCTGAACCGTACCCAGCTCTCTCGCTGAATGGACGTGTCTTCCGTGATGGAGCCTTGGGACTGTGCAACTGTGCGCCCCAAAATCTCTCTCATTGCGTTACAGCGCGCACATCGGCGCTGAGATCGAGTGTTATCGCGGTGTGCAGCCTTCCTCAATGTCGGCCACTGTCTGCTTGATTTGATTGAAAAAAATGCCGGATCAATTTCCGGCCTGCACACTGGGCGTCCGCACGTCCTCCTTGAGGTCGTGGTTGCCTGGGATTTGCCACCAACTGGCGGCGAGGTCGATGCGTCGGGGACGCTGAAGGTGCTCAAAGGATAAACCGAAACTCAGCCGCGTCGCAACGAAATCGCCGTCAAATTCGCCAGCATTCGACAACTTGACTTCGCATCGCACCGGGTAGATTCGAAAGGGATCGGATCGCAGTGTCAGATACGTGTTAGCAAGTGTCAGGTCTGTGTGAGCAGGTGTGAGATCAGCGCGACGTGGTGACGCCCGCTGACACCTGGTGACACCACCTAACACATTCCTGTCAGATCACAGTCAGATATGTGACACCACTGCGCTCCGGCAACCTTCAACAAAGCCAAGGAGAGTCTTCAGATGAACACCACCAAAACCATTGCGGTCGATGTCGGCTACGGCAACACCAAGTTTGCCTTCCCCCTGGGTGCGGACGTTGCAACCCGCATGTTTCTTTCGCTGGCCCCAACTCGATCGGCTTCGAGCCTCGCCAACCACGGGGATGGCTATTTCCAGTCGCGCGATGTCGTTCACGTAACTGTGGACGGCGCTGAATACGAGGTGGGCCCGGACGTCTCGATCACCTCTGCATACGGCAATACCGGGCGGACCCTCTCCGAGGACTTCGTCACGACGCCGGAATATGCTGCGTTGCTGTTCGGCGCGCTTCACTATTCACAGGCCAGGGACGTTGGCCAACTCATCCTCGGCCTTCCCGTCCATACCCTACAGAAGTACGCCGGCGTCCTGCAGGAACGCTTTGCTGGCACGCATGACTTCGGCGCCGGCAGCGTCAGCATCAACCGGGTCGTCGCCCTGCCCCAGCCACTCGGATCGCTGGTCACGTTTATGCGTCAATCCGGCAAGGATCTGGACCCGGATGACAACTGCCTGATCGTGGACGTGGGTTACTTCACGACCGACTGGGTTGTCGCTCGTGGCTACATGATGGATGACACCCGCAGCGGCGGCGTTCCCGGCGGATCGTCGCGAATTTACCAACAAGTCGCCCAACTCCTTTCGGCGGACGAAGGCGGGGAGCCGTCTGG
The Cupriavidus taiwanensis LMG 19424 DNA segment above includes these coding regions:
- a CDS encoding DUF1173 family protein; amino-acid sequence: MITVRIGGNEFPLDDVLEDPGRYARHLERAKTVQGFAECECSTRRPRPKLVIRRHRDIFLLARWPEQAHHHAAGCPFNRQALAKSGASDNLDPFRMKDGHHDIRLDASLSVSAHTPAKTVQRLPKGQSTKPQRRSAGLLAFLEYAWEQAGLNVWPGTGSRGWNACWSQLTTELAECRINGKPADGLLHVMQRWDPSRRTEILAEFEAWQGRLTSTPAGNPRGIVIGEIESHGTTQFGGKFVLRQSTQRFFMAADLYARLQVSFGGALSGIGKAEQRCVAVLLVERSKSGYLTVVDAAAMLANRQFLPCDSSYEVAMADYLVGLQRAFRKPLRHIGRAAVHPDFVLTDVAPEAVIEVLGMTGNADYDARLAQKQAFYRANGVPVIEWRPQDQQITCVRLPRPSAA
- a CDS encoding phage Gp37/Gp68 family protein; amino-acid sequence: MSENTKIEWTDHSWNPWEGCQRVGPGCDHCYAEARNARFGGGQSQNWGPGAPRRRTSAANWRKPLHWNAAHDAFAAVHGRRQRVFCASLADVFDNEVPIEWFIDMLDVWRQTPNLDKLVLTKRIGNATKRLGDAFNTLMLCDDCADNPLVPWLATWIAGNAPADIWLGATVVNQVEADRDIPKLLRAPAKTRFLSMEPLLGHVDVFSTLTGELLHTSGNDYAPGSLDWIIVGGESGTGARPMHPAWPRSLRDQCAAAGVPFLFKQWGHWHTAVVDRSSSEPVFREFASFQQWVNKAQTWIAGGICLDRHGAQLERGQDFMRARDEGRFPVTVMHAVGKKAVGRLLDGAVHDAFPVTSFDVAAACERALARGAA
- a CDS encoding site-specific DNA-methyltransferase: MMEQLKLFGHVAAAFADAPAEGIATAQLYDAVATAVGIDLAQAQAKVPIGAAGTLHSPFKRAVRWHQQTLKAMGVVERIPDRAGFWRLTQPVTHELDRAANGVRLVAFSTTLGVAVWARHEEIFRGLGEPIALCVTSPPYPLRQARAYGNPTEAQYVDFLCKALEPIVAGLVPGGSIVLNVSNDIFEPRSPARSLYIERLTLALHDRLGLSLMGRVPWVNYSKPPGPTRWACVDRVQLASAYEPVLWFTNDPSCVRADNRQLLEAHTARHRQLMAAGGETRNAVYGDGAYRIRASAFGNQTAGRLPRNVIERGHNCADTRAYRRAAQSLGLPTHGAMQPTDIPDFFTRFLSRPGDLVVDPFGGTIRTGLAAERLGRRWIATEWILQYVRGAAELFRQADGFQMHPALQWATQPR
- a CDS encoding Lar family restriction alleviation protein, whose translation is MPSGLLQCAHCDGAPTYIAGRLQAVIVCEECGISTPPVTMDADKNTAFTRLSAIWNSRVEHRPADQEAVSMMSRRALTSSDIPYFLNLLAATTSDWETVGPKFAAMAAALAQPGYEFKHVDPPETVVSQAARYQKLLQRARIIYVDGAPMVRFEPVPALCAEIAEEALADREWPLFDLHEFIGKAIDGVPDHWQP
- a CDS encoding DNA/RNA non-specific endonuclease, coding for MVRSFIALLLALSAATAAVAKDAAPCPHVLSAGQPAVREAARDTRLLCYRAYAVLYSPSTRTALWSAERLTATAVEAARKLPRDSDFYEEDRLPPSDRARLQDFARSGYDRGGTERGLCRQGLAGRELQPCQHRPAAQYV
- a CDS encoding DNA/RNA non-specific endonuclease produces the protein MAPSGDFADKASQAESFSLANIVPQHSMSNRRTWSHIETSTRKLAREHGSIQVVTGPAFAKDSPTLNGRVRVPGYLWKAIYVPGVGAAAYVVRNDATPAYSVISIAELAHFTGLEPFPALAGDARTTPIDLPPPTPHPGEKPARRVAFAWLVSGNAVSANRDAESLGHLIRHAGALATLALAYAR
- a CDS encoding HU family DNA-binding protein; the encoded protein is MTKSELIDAIAAGVDGLTKAKAEQALNVTLSAIMDTVARGDALNLVGFGSFSKGERGERIARNPRTGEKITVDAAKTVKFRPGQKFKDAANA
- a CDS encoding helix-turn-helix domain-containing protein, whose product is MGIRIDFRGKIRSYAFPARLEGELIALFEDNVDRVISRSRRSRNALSIKTQEYRLLNVCAAVRELRQEGGYAVESPWSIRNKHVQWLVDNWVRKGQTAGTIENKLTYLRAMAEFMNKPYLVKTLAEYGDRTEHGLVRHYVAQEDKSWSGNGIDIDAKIKEIERTDEWVGVQLRLMWLFGLRVEESAKLQPGVAVRGGMLHVERGTKGGRKREVLIDMPETQYPLLARAASLANPRTGSTTPTDYTLDQWMSHFYEVLRKHGLVRKVTGCTAHGLRHEYLQGLYQRSTGDAAPVKRGARLASREVHEEGQRVVARAAGHSRPTKSNAYLSTYAVQERLSKPVVKPGQAALALAAANGNKSHAALALGISRRSLYRLLDSYAAGDQS